The stretch of DNA TTTTCTTCAACCCGTCGGTGACCGAAACCTTCGGCAATGTGACCCTCGAGGCGATGGCGTGCGGCCTGCCCGTCGTCGCGGCGCGCGCGACCGGCAGCGCGAGCATCGTCAAGCATGGACAGACGGGTTATCTCGTCGCGCCCGGTTCAATCACGGGCTTTGCCGACCATCTCCAGCGCTATTGCCGCGACATCCAGCTGCGCGCCGAGCATGGCGCGGCGGCGGTGCTCGAAAGCGGCGCCTATCAGTGGGACGCCATCAACCAGGCGGTGGCCGACACCTATATCCGCCTGATCCGCCAGAAACAGCGGCGCCGGAGCTGAGCGTCTGATGGCCGGGGACCTGTTCGGCGAAGACGTGCCCGCGGCCAGGCAGGGTGGTGCCACCGGCCCTGTCCCGCTCGCCGAACGGCTGCGCCCGCGCGGGCTCGCCGACGTCGTCGGGCAGGAGCATCTGACCGGACCCGAAGGCGCGATCGGCCGGATGGTCGCGGCGGGGCAATTGTCGTCGATCATCCTCTGGGGACCGCCGGGCACCGGCAAGACGACGATCGCGCGGCTGCTCGCCGAAGCCGTCGGTATGCGTTTCGCACCGCTGTCGGCGGTCTTCTCGGGCGTTGCCGACCTCCGGCAAGCCTTCGCCGATGCCGAGAAGATGGCGGCGGCGGGCAAGCGCACCTTGCTCTTTGTCGACGAGATCCATCGCTTCAATCGCGCGCAGCAGGACGGGTTCCTGCCCTATGTCGAGCGCGGCACGGTGGTGCTCGTCGGCGCGACGACCGAGAACCCGAGCTTCGCGCTCAACGCGGCGCTCCTGTCGCGGGCGCAGGTGTTGGTGCTGAACCGCTTGGGCGAAGGCGCGCTGGCGACGCTGGTTGAGCGCGCCGAGGCGGAGGTCGGGCGAAGCCTTCCCGTCACCGACGACGCCAGCGCGGCGCTGATCTCGAGCGCCGACGGCGATGGTCGCTTCCTGCTCAACCAGGTCGAAACGCTGTTCGCGACCGCGATCGACACCCCGCTCGACCCCGCCGAACTCGCGCAGTTCCTGCATCGCCGCATGCCCGTCTACGACAAGGATCGCGACGGCCATTATAACCTGATCTCGGCGCTGCATAAGGCGCTGCGCGGGTCGGACCCGCAGGCGTCGCTCTATTGGCTCGCGCGCATGCTGGTGGCGGGCGAGGAGCCGCTTTACGTCCTCCGCCGAATCGTCCGCTTCGCGAGCGAGGATATCGGCCTCGCCGACCCGCAGGCGCTCGTGCAATGCCTCGCCGCAAAGGATGCCTATCAGTTCCTCGGCTCGCCCGAAGGCGAACTCGCGATCGTGCAGGCGTGCCTCTATTGCGCGACCGCGCCCAAGTCGAACGCCGCCTATGCGGCACAGAAAGCGGCATGGGCGGCGGCACGCGAAACCGGCAGCCTCGCGCCGCCCGCCAATATCCTCAACGCCCCGACCAAGCTGATGAAAGACTTGGGTTACGGCGAGGGCTATAGCTACGACCATGATGCGCCCGACGGTTTCTCGGGCGACAATTATTGGCCCGACGGCATGGCGCCGGCCGGCTTCTATCGCCCCGTCGACCGCGGTTTCGAAAAGCGGATCGCCGAACGCCTCGCCTGGTGGGACGAACGGCGCCGCGCGAGGAGCTGACGCCGACCTTGCCTCGATGGGCGCATGAGTATAGTTTTGGGACAAGTCGGGTCGCGCCGGAACTGGGGTAGTCATCATGGCATTGGCGCTTGTCCTTGCCGCCGCAGCGACACCGATCCTGTCCTGTCCAGGCGGCACTATCGAAACCAAATGTACCGCCGCGGAGGTGACAGCGAAGATCGCGCTGACGCGCGCGCGCGTCACCAATATCGCGCAGCGATGCCTCTACGACTTCGGCGGGAAATGCAGCGTCGAGGCGAGCGGACGGATCAACGGCCGCGATCCCGGCACCAGCTTGCTCTGGCAGAAAATGCGCCTTGCGCCGCGCGACGGGCCGCAGGCACGGATGCTTGTGCTGCTGTCGCAGGACAAGGCAGGGAAGGCGGCGCTTGCGGGGTTCGCCGAAAGCTCGGGATCGATCGGGACGCCCGATCTGGTGGTGGACGATGACAAGCGCCGGATGATCCATGTCGGCGGTACGCTGGCTGGCAGCGGCGGGGGCAACGCCGATGCGCTGTTCGTCAGCGAGGCCGCCGCGCCCAAATGGCGCCGCGTCGACCTGTCCGACTGGTCGGAGCAGGGTGGCAAGCTGCTGCCGACGGGCTATTGGCTGCGTGGGCCCGCGCAATTCGCCTTCGACGAGATGTTCGCCTCGGTGCCCGTGGCGCGCGACGGCGACGGCAATTGCTGCCCGCGCGGCGGCAACGCCTTCTATGATCTCGATATTCAGGGCGACCGGCTGGTGTTGACGCGCCTGCGCTTCCAGCCCATGCAGCCGTTGGGGCGCGACATAGAGGTCACCGCCGGGACATTGGAAGACTGATCTGCACCGGGATATGGCGCTGACATTCGACAGTTGGGACGATGTGGTCGCGTTCGCGTGCGCGCTTCCCGATGTCGAAATGCTTTCCTTTTATGGCACCCCCTGTCCGAAGCTTAACGGCAAGGCGCTCGCCTCGCCGGGGCGCGAGCCCGGCAGTTTTGCCGTGATGTGCAAGCCCGACGAAAAGGAAATCCTGCTTGAAACCGATCCCGACACCTTCTGGCAAACGCCACATTATGAAGGCTGGCACGCGCTGCTCGTCCGCTTCGGGTCGGACGATCCCGATCGCGTCGCCGATGTCATCCGCCGGGCCTGGTGGGATAGCGCCAAGAAAGCGCAGCGGCAGGCTTTCGGCGATCGCCCCTGACCTGCTGCGCGTCCTCGGCGCCGCGCTGCTTGCCGGTGCCGTGCCCGCAGCGGCGCAGGCGCCGAAACCCAATGCCGAGCTGAGCCGCGCATGGGCGGCGGGCTATCGCGCGGCCTTCGTCTGTTCGTCGCTGTGGAACGGTGCGGGCAAGCCGATCGAGGCGATCGAACGCGACGAGCTTACGGGCATCTATCCCGAGATCGAGGCCGATGTCCGTGCGCTGAAGGCCGATGTCGACGCCGGCGCGAAGCGGGTGAGCGTTCGCTATCGCGACGATATGCCGCCGCGGATCGCGCAATGGAGCGGGCGCGAAGGCTGCGTCACGCTGCCGATCGGCGCGCAGCCGGCGGCGGCGCCCGCCGTCGGCCGTCGCCTCGACCTCGACGCCCGGCCGTGGCCGACCGGCGACAGGGCCGCGCGCCTGCCGGTCCCGAAGGGCGAGAGCAAGTTCGAGCAGACGGCAACGAACATCGCCGGGTTCGGCGGCCGCACCAGTTCGCTGCTGATCGTCAAGAACGGCCGGATCGCGCTTGAACGCTATTGGGGCGGGCACGATGTTCACACCGCGCAGCGCACCTTCTCGGTCGCCAAGTCGATGGCCGCGACCTTGATCGGCCATGCGGTGCAGCAAGGCTCGATCGACGTGACGCAGCTCGCGATGATCGCCGAATGGCAGTTGCCGGGCGACGCGCGCGCGGCGATCACCACCGAGCAGCTGATGCGCATGGCGAGCGGCCTCACCAGCGATACCGCGGGCAATCGCAGCGACGCCATCTATATGGGCGGCGCTTCGGTGCGTCAGTGGACGACGCAATGGCCGCTGCTCAATCCGCCGAACACGCATTATCGTTATGCCAACAATGACACATTGCTCGCGACATTGTCGCTGAAAGCCGCGCTGCAAAAGGCGGGGACACCGCTTGACCCCGCCGCCTTCTTCGACCGGCTCGGCATGACGCGCACCTTCGTCGAGCATGACAAGGATGGCGACTATATATTGTCGAGCCAGGTGTGGACCACCGCGCGCGACCTCGCGCGGCTCGGTCTCCTCTATCAGAACGACGGGATGTGGCAGGGCGAGCGCCTGCTCCCCGCCGACTGGCGCGGCTTCGTCACGACGCCCAGCGGGCCGCAGCCCGACGGCGCGTTCGGCTATGGTGCGGGCTTCTGGCTGCTGGGCAAGTCGGACGGCATCCCCGCCGACGCCTTTGGCGGCTTTGGCAACCGCGGCCAATATGTCATCGTCATCCCGTCGCGCGAACTGGTGATCGTGCGGCAGGGTTATGACGACGACAAGGCCCGGCTCGACATCGCAAAGCTCGTCAAGGCGGTCGTCGCCGCCGACCGCTGATTATTCGAAGGGCGGGTAGCGCTCGAACGCGGGCAGGTCGTTCAGCTTTTCCATCCAGCCGATGCGTTCGGCGGTCTGGATCTGCGCCTGCGCGGGGATGAGGTCGGGATCGTCGAGCGTTGCGGTCTGCACGTCGATCTGGCCCGGAAAGATCGCCTCGTTCGAATAGAAGAGCCCGGTGCCGCAATCGGCGCAGAAATGGCGGCGGCCATGCTCGGACGAGGCGTAGATCTTCGCGGTGCCGTCGATCTCTATTTCATCGTTTCCGACGAGCGCCCAGCCGACGAGCGGCGCACCCGAATGACGGCGGCAGTCGCTGCAATGGCACAGCGCATGATGCTGCACCGCGGTGGTCATCGAATAACGGATCGCGCCGCAATGACATTGGCCGCTGGCACGGGGGGCTTGCTCGCTCATCACTCTCTCCTCGAGGAATCGAATGAAGAACATATCATAAACAAAAGGCAAGTCCAGTGCTCACGGGGCGTTGTTGTAGGGTTGTTAACCACATCTGTTTAGACCGCTCGCTGACCACAGCGAGGGATGCAAATGCTGATTACTGCCTCGAAATCCTCCGCCCACAGCGCGCCCGATCGCTGCTCGGTTGATGAGAGCAGTCGCGGGAATTTTGCCGGCGAGATTGACTGCGGTGCTGCGCCTTCGGCCAATGTACGGCTGCTGTCGGTGGTCGTCCCCTGCTACAACGAAGTGGAGGGACTGGCTGAACTGCATCGCCGGGTAACTTCGGTCTGCCGGGAGGTGGTCGGCGATGCTTATGAACTCATCCTCGTCAACGATGGCTCGCGAGATGCGAGTTGGGAGATGATGGCCGGCTTGGCGAGCGACGATCCGCGGCTGACATGCGTCGATCTTTCGCGCAATCATGGACACCAGATCGCGCTGACTGCCGGACTCACGGTTGCGAGGGGCAGCCATATTCTGATCCTTGACGCCGACCTTCAAGATCCCCCCGAACTTCTCGGCGCGATGCTCGATCGCATGGGCGAGGGTTATGACGTGGTATACGGCCAACGTCGCTCCCGCGCCGGGGAAAGCATGTTCAAACGCGCTTCGGCAACGCTCTTCTATCGCCTGGTCGATGCGATGTCGGACGTAGCCATTCCGCGTGACACCGGCGATTTTCGCCTGATGAGCCGCCGGGCGCTTGAT from Sphingopyxis sp. CCNWLW2 encodes:
- a CDS encoding replication-associated recombination protein A — translated: MAGDLFGEDVPAARQGGATGPVPLAERLRPRGLADVVGQEHLTGPEGAIGRMVAAGQLSSIILWGPPGTGKTTIARLLAEAVGMRFAPLSAVFSGVADLRQAFADAEKMAAAGKRTLLFVDEIHRFNRAQQDGFLPYVERGTVVLVGATTENPSFALNAALLSRAQVLVLNRLGEGALATLVERAEAEVGRSLPVTDDASAALISSADGDGRFLLNQVETLFATAIDTPLDPAELAQFLHRRMPVYDKDRDGHYNLISALHKALRGSDPQASLYWLARMLVAGEEPLYVLRRIVRFASEDIGLADPQALVQCLAAKDAYQFLGSPEGELAIVQACLYCATAPKSNAAYAAQKAAWAAARETGSLAPPANILNAPTKLMKDLGYGEGYSYDHDAPDGFSGDNYWPDGMAPAGFYRPVDRGFEKRIAERLAWWDERRRARS
- a CDS encoding MmcQ/YjbR family DNA-binding protein codes for the protein MALTFDSWDDVVAFACALPDVEMLSFYGTPCPKLNGKALASPGREPGSFAVMCKPDEKEILLETDPDTFWQTPHYEGWHALLVRFGSDDPDRVADVIRRAWWDSAKKAQRQAFGDRP
- a CDS encoding serine hydrolase domain-containing protein codes for the protein MSSAGPGGIAPRKRSGRLSAIAPDLLRVLGAALLAGAVPAAAQAPKPNAELSRAWAAGYRAAFVCSSLWNGAGKPIEAIERDELTGIYPEIEADVRALKADVDAGAKRVSVRYRDDMPPRIAQWSGREGCVTLPIGAQPAAAPAVGRRLDLDARPWPTGDRAARLPVPKGESKFEQTATNIAGFGGRTSSLLIVKNGRIALERYWGGHDVHTAQRTFSVAKSMAATLIGHAVQQGSIDVTQLAMIAEWQLPGDARAAITTEQLMRMASGLTSDTAGNRSDAIYMGGASVRQWTTQWPLLNPPNTHYRYANNDTLLATLSLKAALQKAGTPLDPAAFFDRLGMTRTFVEHDKDGDYILSSQVWTTARDLARLGLLYQNDGMWQGERLLPADWRGFVTTPSGPQPDGAFGYGAGFWLLGKSDGIPADAFGGFGNRGQYVIVIPSRELVIVRQGYDDDKARLDIAKLVKAVVAADR
- a CDS encoding GFA family protein, whose amino-acid sequence is MSEQAPRASGQCHCGAIRYSMTTAVQHHALCHCSDCRRHSGAPLVGWALVGNDEIEIDGTAKIYASSEHGRRHFCADCGTGLFYSNEAIFPGQIDVQTATLDDPDLIPAQAQIQTAERIGWMEKLNDLPAFERYPPFE
- a CDS encoding glycosyltransferase family 2 protein, translating into MLITASKSSAHSAPDRCSVDESSRGNFAGEIDCGAAPSANVRLLSVVVPCYNEVEGLAELHRRVTSVCREVVGDAYELILVNDGSRDASWEMMAGLASDDPRLTCVDLSRNHGHQIALTAGLTVARGSHILILDADLQDPPELLGAMLDRMGEGYDVVYGQRRSRAGESMFKRASATLFYRLVDAMSDVAIPRDTGDFRLMSRRALDRLLAMPEHFRFIRGMVSWIGYRQSPLLFDRDARFAGETHYPLRRMIRFAIDAVTSFSIVPLRLASHLGIVAAVCSIAMIGFLIFAWASGDTVPGWTSIAALILFIGGIQLFMLGVIGEYLGRMYLENKRRPLFTIQSIVGADDAAAEGPARELQRSVRARLETGVARHG